TATTTGATATTGCAAAGAAGGATGGGCCAGAATCGATTGGTCAATCAGCAAGCGATCAGTTCTACTTCCAATTCTTAACCTAGTAAGGAATCTGTTTGGCCTCCTCCATCATTTTTAGTTAGAAAGCTATCACTGTTGGAGAATGTTATGTAACTGACTTGGAGGTGCTCTATGCAGTTACCAGCATCATGAGGGTCAGATGAGATTACGAGCCACTACACTTTCAAGAAAATGGGTTGCTGGTTCTGGTGGTGTGCAGGCAAGTTTTCTACTTTTCTTCTAGCAGTGACAATTAATCATTTCTGTTTAGTCTGGTGAATGGTATCGCCAGTTTTTCCCTCATGTTTCTTTTGGCAACAAATATTGTATTATACTTGGATTGCATGTGCTTCAGGAGCTAATAGCTGGATTTGATCAAGAGGCGGCTGCTGCAGTCATGGCACGCTTGGTCTCATTTAAGATGGAAGCTGAGGTATTCCACAATACTTCTTAAAATATTTTACCATTAGAGCATACATGACATGATAGATGAATTTATTCGCGTGAGATAGAGGATAGTACCATAGAAGTATGATTATGTTTCCagtaataaaattttgccagcTTGCTGCAGTTTTGACCATttctgtttttggaacatcataTACACATTGTATAATCTTCGTGTTTCTTTCAGGCTGATTTTGACCCGATAAGATGGCTTGACCGAGCATTGATTAGTTTATGTTCAAAATTTGGAGACTATCACAAAGAAACACCCTCATCTTTCAGTTTATCCCCTCGCCTGTCAATTTTTCCCCAGTTTATGTTCAATTTGAGACGATCTCAGTTTGTTCAGGTAAAGCATTTTCCCTGGTTCATTGAGCAGTTATTTTACTTCTCTGCTCTCTGTGCACTAACTTATTTTACTTCCCATTCAGGTTTTTAACAATAGTCCAGATGAAACTGCATATTTCACAATGATGTTAAACAGAGAGAATGTAGCGAATGCAGTTGTAATGATCCAGCCATCACTTATATCTTATTCATTCCAATCAGGTCCAGAGCCTGTTCTGTTGGATGTAACTGCAATTGCAGCTGATAGGATCCTTTTGTTGGATTCTTATTTTACTGTTGTCATATTCCATGGAATAACAATTGCACAGTGGCGAAAGGCTGGCTACCAAGATCAAGAAGGCCACGAGGTAATATTTTGTCAACCGAAACCTTAAACGCTAGATTTGATCTTTTCAGCTCCATATAGCTTTACTTATATGTATACTTATGAGTTATGACTACAGATAACCTTTTTTCCAGGCTTGGTCTAAACTCTTGAACAGTTTGCCTTTACATCAAAATGTTTTGAAATTCTTCCAATTTTCTTATGTTAAAAAAAATCCAAGCTTAAGATTCTGTGGTTCATAGCCTTACACACGAGGCTCTAAGGCTGATCTAAGATCTACAAACAGTATGCTTCAATATATACGGTACATGCTACATTAACAAACCGACAACTAACCTTCTGTGATGTTCAGGCATTTGCCCAGCTGTTGCAAGCTCCACATGAGGAAGCTGATGCAATAATCAAGGAACGCTTTCCTGTGCCTCGTTTGGTTGTGTGCGATCAATATGGTTCTCAGGTTATTACTATTTTAAGCTTTTCTTTGCGAGTTTTCAACACACTGCATGCACTAGAAATTTCTCTGCATATCTGTTTATGGAAATTGCAAACTTTCTTCTCCAACTGGATAAGATTTACAAATTCACCTTACTTTCAGTTTGGAACTAGTGGTTCAAACTTCAGTTGAAACTGCAATTTTGTCCCAATAGCCAATCAGCGTATCAGGGTTGCTCATGAACTAACTGAAAAAGATGAATTGTTCCCTTCCCTCTGTTTTCCCCCTTTGATATCCATGTGGTCAACCTCCATCAAATTTAACCATCAACATGTTAAAACTGATTGGTCCGAGGAAAACTATATAACTATATCTGTTGTCAAAGTTACTCACGTGAACTGTGTTAGTTTCTAATAAGATAAAGCTACAAGAGGTGATTGCTAAAGTTGCATCTCAGTCTCAGCATCTATATAAATGCATTAACAATTTAACATCAAGTAAAAGAGAACATAGGGAGTGCCATTTCTGTTGAATTTACTTTCTTCTGAAAACTGCAGGCTCGATTTTTACTGGCAAAGCTTAATCCATCTGTCTCGTATAACTCCGACAATCCTCCACCACCGGGAGGGGATGTCATATTCACGGATGACGTGAGCTTCCAGGTCTTCATGGATCATCTCCAACGCTTGGCGGTTCAGTAAATTATGGTGATTTCACAATGCACAGCGATTTTGTAAACTTTGTACAGCATGGGACTTCTTTTTGCCGTGTATTAAGCTAGCCTGCTGCTTGCCACATTTTAGCCTTGAGAAGTTGGCATGCCGTTGTAGACTCCGCACATTATACATTGTCTTGATCACAGATGTCTGATTCAAGAGCAACCATCATATATTCTGTAAATAGGGTATCATAACCTTCAGGTTGCTAATGCAAAACTTCCAAACCAGGTCTGCTCGCTCAATGTGTAGCCTGCACTGCGATTGACCTTAGAATGCATGTTCGGTTTATCTATTCTAACAGGGAGCCAGGGACAACTAGTCACTCTTATTCTGGAGTGGCAGAGTCAATTGTAGCGAGCGGTGTTTTACATTTCTGTAAAATCTGTAGTGCAAATCTTTACTGGGAGAGTTGCTATGACCAGAGGCATTCCTTCATCGTTCTTTAGAAGCTGATTGTGAAAGGCCAGACCTATCATAGCATGATGCACCGAATCAACTGGATTTTACAGGGTAGCCTGGTAACAAGTCGTAGATTTCTTGCGTGGTTCTTGGCATCTTGAAACAAGCAGCTTTTTCACTCGTCCATACTTAAAGATGTGGAGCTCCCTTGGCCGCCCTTGATGAAGTCCACCACGACCTCCATCTCCTTGGCCGCCTTCTCGCTGTCGGGCTTGTCGAGGAAGTAGACGTGCTGCTCGCCGGGCGTCTCGTacagctccgcctcgccgcgccacccgctctCCCGGAGCGCGCGGACGTACGCGCGGCCCCTCGCGCTCAGCATGTCCAGCCCGGCCACGGTGACCAGCACGCGCGCGGAGGCGAGCCGCCGCCACTCCTTCGGCGGCATGGCCACCGGGTTGATCACCGGGTCGTCGATCCCGTAGCGCCCCGCGCACACGAAGCTCCACGTCCGCTCGCGCCACCGCCGCGTGTCCTCGTCCCTCGTCTCCGACGGCACGGGGCGCTTCCCCCAGAAGAAGGGGTCCAGCAGCGCGAGGCCCCGGATGGCAGCGCCGCCCTCCAGGCCCTCCCGACCCGCGCGCATCGCCATGTTGTGCGCGATGTTGCCGCCGGCGCTGTCGCCGGCCAGGAAGAGCCGCGCCGGGTCCGCGTGCCGCGACAGCCAGGGGTCGGCTCCGGCTCCCGGCCCGGTCGACCGCGCGTCCGCGAGCgcccaccggagcgccgcccaCGCGTCGTCGTAGCCCGTGGggaggcggcgctcgggcgcgaGGTGGTACTCCACGGACACGGCGAGCACTCGGGCCCTGGACGCCAGCGTGTTCAGGTACCTATGGTACGTCGGCGAGAAGGCGGACTCCGTGACGAACGCGCCGCCGTGGTAGAACACGACGAGCGGCAGCCTGCCTCCTTCCGCCCCCACCGCCGTGGAGTTGGTGGCGAGGCTCGGCAGGTAGAGGCGCAcggcgaggccggcggcggcgtcgacgaCCACGTCCCTGGAGGCGACGCCCGTGGCCGGGTCCGTGGCGGCCGGCACGGTGTCCGTGCCCATGAAGCGCTGCACGCGGCCGCTCTTGTAGAGGACCAGGAACGGGAAGAAGAAGAATTCCACGTCCGCGTCGTcctcggcgacggcggcgggcgggcccGGATGAAGAGCGCCGCGCGGGGCAAGCAGCGCGCCCGCCATGTTGAGCAGGAGCAGTACCGCGGACGAGAGGCGGCCGGCCGCCATGGGTGAAGCGAAGCCGCAAGCTTCCTCGTGGAACTTGAGGCCTATGAGCTTGGTACACCTACGACAGACCGTGTCTAGCTGCTGCAGTAGTAGTACTGGTCCTTTCGTTGGTTAAGGCCTATGGTACTTCCAAGAATTAGCCGGGTAACGACAACGAAGCCGGCCGGCGCGTTGTCCTCGGCGACGCCGGTGGCCACGGCTACGCAGTTGGTGGTGACGTGCAGACACTGTGCGATCCCACCTAGCCATCGGAGCGCGAGGTGCGTCCACGGCGATGCTGCTGCAGACGTCGTACAACACGACGAACAGCTAGCCCCAGACGGAAGATGGATTGCCCAATCAAATGCGACGCTGCTGCAGACGTCGTACAACACGACGAGCAACGGAGGAAGGGCACCATCCTTCTGGAAGAACACACGAAGGCCCATGCATATGCCAACGAGGTTTAAGCCCACTTTCGCAACGGCGGTGGCCCAGCGGAGGGGCGGTCAGATGCAGCCTTTGCTAGTGGGCCCAGACCACGGCCAGTCCGGCCCGTTCGTGAAATTCCCGCTCGGCCCGGCCGCTTTGCCCGGGCCCCGCCTGCCCGGCCCGAGCGAGGTGCTGAGGAAAGAAGAGACGGGCCGAGCCGTCAGCTGCGTGCGCTGCGCGAGCCCATGAAAATCTTTCAGGTTTCAGCTGGGGCAGCGACGAGCACTTCGCTGCTGGTTTGGTGGGGGGAGTGCGATCAGAATGTTTATGGGAAAATTACCTGGAAGATCCTGAAGCAAATGATGCTTCCTTCTATGGCTCTGAAAAACTGAGACACCCTTCTGTggcctcctttttattttcgttcCCTTCCACGGCCCTCCCGTTATATCTGCAGTTAAATTC
The Panicum hallii strain FIL2 chromosome 6, PHallii_v3.1, whole genome shotgun sequence genome window above contains:
- the LOC112896931 gene encoding probable carboxylesterase 12, translated to MAAGRLSSAVLLLLNMAGALLAPRGALHPGPPAAVAEDDADVEFFFFPFLVLYKSGRVQRFMGTDTVPAATDPATGVASRDVVVDAAAGLAVRLYLPSLATNSTAVGAEGGRLPLVVFYHGGAFVTESAFSPTYHRYLNTLASRARVLAVSVEYHLAPERRLPTGYDDAWAALRWALADARSTGPGAGADPWLSRHADPARLFLAGDSAGGNIAHNMAMRAGREGLEGGAAIRGLALLDPFFWGKRPVPSETRDEDTRRWRERTWSFVCAGRYGIDDPVINPVAMPPKEWRRLASARVLVTVAGLDMLSARGRAYVRALRESGWRGEAELYETPGEQHVYFLDKPDSEKAAKEMEVVVDFIKGGQGSSTSLSMDE